The genomic interval CCACGATCTTTTCCTGTAGCTGCGCAGACAGCTCAACCAGATTTGCATTTGGCTGTTTAATCACTGCAACCAGTATTGCATCTTTACCATTTGCATTGATCCTGGTATAAGCAACGCCTTCTTGTATTTTGACCTCACTAATATCTTTAACCCTGACTATCCGGTTATTTTTTTTACTGACAATCAGGTTTTCCAGATCGGTTTTTGTTTTGATAGTTGCATCGGTAATTGATAAATACAGATAGTTATAATCTGATAAGTAACCATTAGACTTGATAAAATTTGTCTGTGTTAAAACCGTATTCAGCAGATCCGGACTAATGGACAAAGTACTCATCTTTTGCCTGTCCAGCTGAATCCAGTATTCCTTATCCTTACCACCAATTACCCTGATTTCCGATACGCCGTCAACCTGCGATAAAAATGGTTTGATCGTATAAACAGCTAATTTTTTTAAAGCTACCGGCGATTCTGTATGACTCTCTAAAGTATATCCGCTCACCGGAAGAATCGAAGGGTTCATTTTCTCCACTGAAATATTTACACCCGGAGGCAGGCTATTTCTAATCTTCCCGATTTGAGACTCAATCCGCTGCTGACTTAAATCAATATCAGCATTCCAGTTCATATAGGCCGAAATCTCACAGCTTCCTCTGCTTGTTGTACTTCTGACTACATGAAGATCCGGCACTTGCTTCACTGCATTTTCCAAAGGTCGTGTTGCCGTAATCATCATCTGATCTACAGGTTGCAATTCTGCATCGGCAATAATCTTTATCTTCGGAAAGGTAATTTCCGGAAACAAAGAAGTTTTTAACCGTTGATAAGAGAATAACCCACCCGTTAATATCAGGATCAATACGACCAGCAGCGGATTTTTATGAGAAATAAAAAAGTTCTTCATTCATGCGTGATTTTAACCTTTGCCGTATCCGCCAACCCGTAATTCCCTATGGTGATTAAACGATCTTTCGCCCCAAAAACTGGTGACAAAATCTGAATCGACTTTCCATCTTCCATTCCTTTTTTCACTACTGTTTTCACTGCTGTAGAATCATTAATCAGCTTCATTACCCAAAACTCATCTTCAGTTTCATTAGTCAATACGGCCGATTTAGGTAATACCTGTACATGAGCAGCCTCAGATTTAACTACTTTTACCCTGGCAATCAGGTTTTCTGGAATCGGATGTGCAGCATTCACTTTAATAATCATACGCTGTGTCTGTGCTAAAGAATCAACAGCAGGTAAGGACGAAGTAATTGATCCTTTTAACTTTTCCCCATCGGGAAGTGTTAACTCCAATGTTTTATTTTGAAGAATAACACTGCGCATTTCATAAGGTAAATCCAGTAAAAAGACCAGGCTTGATTGATTGATGATCGTCGCTAATGCCTCACCATCCTGTACATAATCTCCTTTTTGATGATTAACCAGGATCACATAACCGCTTTTCTCAGCGCGAATAATTGAAATTCCTGAGAATTTAAAACCGGGGTCCAGCTGGTTAATCGAATTACCTATGGCACGTGCCTCTTTGGTGATCAGTTTAAATAAAACCTGGTTGCTGCGCACTGCAGCACCTGCCTGTAAGGTTGAACTTTGCAAATAGCCGTTTGTATTCGCTTTGACAAAACTTTTTTCCAGATAAGCAGAAGTCGCATTTAAGACGACATTTTCACTCAATGTCTCATTATTTACGGTGGTCACCTGTACCGGAGTTTCAGGAACCGGAGTTTCTTCTGCCTCCGGTTTAGAAGCTTGCTGACAGCAAACCAGTGTTGCACTAAGTAGCAAAAGCAATAAGGCGTTAACTGTAAACTGTTTCATTTTTATATTTTTAAGCTTTTCCACTTTCAAGAGTTGCCTGATTATCTATTTGAGTATATACTATGGTTATCTATTCCAATAATTCAGTTGATTAAATAGCTTTAACCTTATAATATTGGTCTGTCTCTTTAGATTTTGCGCAGCCAGGTAGTTATTAATTGCAATCACAAAATCAGCAATTCTGATATCTCCGGTTTGCAATAACCTGCTATCTACCTGGATCAGGCTTTTAGTAAATCTGATCTGTTCAGAAACTTGCTGATATAATCCATTTTGATCGGCAATCTGTTGCCGGAGTAAATTGAGCTGCTGGGTATGCTGATTTTGGAAGAACTCTTTATATACATTTATAGTCCGTTGAGCAATCGAGAGTTTATCATATTGCATTTTCCGCTGATGTCCGTCAAAAATCGGAACTGCAACCGTGAAACCTGCACTCGCACCAAAATTCCGGTAAGGCTGATAGGCAAAAGAAGAGTTGTATCCGCCATTTGCATATACACTGGCTTTAGGTTTATAATTAAAGTCAACTGCTTTTTTCTGATTGACCAGTTTTAAACTGTCAATTCCGAATTTTTGATAAAAAAAACCAGTTTCAGTATTGAGCAGGACAGGTTCAATTGCAGGTTCCGCTAATTCGTGCGTTGTCGTATCAGCAATACCCGTTAAATAGTTCAGTGTAGAATAATCGTTTTTCAATTGTAGTTCTGCCTGTTTCCCTTGTAATTGCTGCTGCTGAAAAGTAACCAGAAAAGTCAGGTAATCTACCTGCTTATAAACATTTGCGCGAGTCAGTTTCTTTAAAACGATTTCTTCTTCATGCAACAGTTGATCAACTTCCTGATTAAATGCGGCTTGCTGTTGACTGGCAAAAGTGGTGATATACTGATCTGTAACTGCTTTTTGTAAATCCAGCACAGAAAGACCAGTAGCAAACCGAATAGAATCTGCTTGTAAATGGATACCTTCCAATTGATTATTGATATTCTTTTTGCTCGCCAGGTTATAATTAACATTCAGTACGGCTTCCAGCGCTTTTCCATTGGTCAGCACCTCATCAAAACCATATCCATTAACTACTGGTGCATATAGTCCATTGGCCAATGCTGAAACTTGTGGAAGATAACCCGCTTTAACACGCATACTATCAATTTTGCTGCTTTGCAACTGGCTTTGATAGTCTTTTAATAACGGACTGCGTTTAACTGCCTCCTGATAAAAATAATCAAGATTTCTAACTGGCTGCTGTGCCCTGACTGAACACAATCCAAATCCGATCATCACCAGAATTGATATATAGATCTTAAAACGTGCCATTGAATGAAAGTCCTGCTGCTTTTTGCTGATACATCGGTACTAAAGAATATTTCATAGCCTGTTTTCCAACAACCAACTTTTTAAGATGCGGGTAAATCAAATAAGCCAGCTTAGTGGAAGCAATACCAAATCCTGCTCCGGCAACCACATCGCTTACCCAGTGTTTATTGTTATACATTCTTAAAACTCCGGTTGCTGTAGCTACCGTGTAACCTGCGTAGCCAATCCATGGAGAAACATCTCTGTATTCCTGATTCAAAAATTCGGCCGCTGCAAAAGCATTTGCAGTATGACCTGAAGGAAAAGAGTAGTTATCCTCTCCATCCGGACGCAGACGACCAACCAGGTGTTTCACACTAAAAGTTGAGCCACTCATAATCGCTTCGGCCAGTATATAAATTGCTGTACCATCTGCGACTC from Pedobacter sp. WC2423 carries:
- a CDS encoding phosphatase PAP2 family protein → MKFFSFIFVICLPGMVFAQQVDTLSKDSVQLTPKESVMKMRGLNPPQIKSFIIPAVLISYGLISLGNNAIRRLDYSTRAELQEDHPTFALHADNFLQFAPGAAFYALNLAGVKSKHGVADGTAIYILAEAIMSGSTFSVKHLVGRLRPDGEDNYSFPSGHTANAFAAAEFLNQEYRDVSPWIGYAGYTVATATGVLRMYNNKHWVSDVVAGAGFGIASTKLAYLIYPHLKKLVVGKQAMKYSLVPMYQQKAAGLSFNGTF
- a CDS encoding TolC family protein, encoding MARFKIYISILVMIGFGLCSVRAQQPVRNLDYFYQEAVKRSPLLKDYQSQLQSSKIDSMRVKAGYLPQVSALANGLYAPVVNGYGFDEVLTNGKALEAVLNVNYNLASKKNINNQLEGIHLQADSIRFATGLSVLDLQKAVTDQYITTFASQQQAAFNQEVDQLLHEEEIVLKKLTRANVYKQVDYLTFLVTFQQQQLQGKQAELQLKNDYSTLNYLTGIADTTTHELAEPAIEPVLLNTETGFFYQKFGIDSLKLVNQKKAVDFNYKPKASVYANGGYNSSFAYQPYRNFGASAGFTVAVPIFDGHQRKMQYDKLSIAQRTINVYKEFFQNQHTQQLNLLRQQIADQNGLYQQVSEQIRFTKSLIQVDSRLLQTGDIRIADFVIAINNYLAAQNLKRQTNIIRLKLFNQLNYWNR
- a CDS encoding efflux RND transporter periplasmic adaptor subunit: MKQFTVNALLLLLLSATLVCCQQASKPEAEETPVPETPVQVTTVNNETLSENVVLNATSAYLEKSFVKANTNGYLQSSTLQAGAAVRSNQVLFKLITKEARAIGNSINQLDPGFKFSGISIIRAEKSGYVILVNHQKGDYVQDGEALATIINQSSLVFLLDLPYEMRSVILQNKTLELTLPDGEKLKGSITSSLPAVDSLAQTQRMIIKVNAAHPIPENLIARVKVVKSEAAHVQVLPKSAVLTNETEDEFWVMKLINDSTAVKTVVKKGMEDGKSIQILSPVFGAKDRLITIGNYGLADTAKVKITHE